AGGTGCGGGCTCAGTCGCCGTCATCGCCGTGTCCGTCATCGCCGTGTCCGTCATCGCCGTGTCCCAGGTAGACATCGCGCACGTCGGCACGCGCACGGACCTCCTCCGGTTCCCCGGTGGCCAGGACCCGGCCGGCGGCGACCACCGTCAAGTGCTGCGCCAGGCCGAAGACCACGCTCATGTCGTGCTCGGTGAGCAGGACGGTCAGGCCGGAA
This genomic stretch from bacterium harbors:
- a CDS encoding ABC transporter ATP-binding protein, giving the protein SGLTVLLTEHDMSVVFGLAQHLTVVAAGRVLATGEPEEVRARADVRDVYLGHGDDGHGDDGHGDDGD